Below is a genomic region from Raphanus sativus cultivar WK10039 chromosome 4, ASM80110v3, whole genome shotgun sequence.
CTAGAACACATGATCTTGCTAGCAAAGAACTTTCTATTTTCCAAGTTCGTAGGATTCACGGGTCAGAATTTGTCTATAGAGTAACGATAATAATCTTGAAATACGAATATATTTTTGGGAAATGTTTATCCTTTGTGAACACATGAACTTGCTAACGAAGACCTTTTCTACATTTCCAATTCGTTAGGATTCATGCATCAGTcagcatttaaaatataatgagGCAGTGACCTTGAAACTAAACACATTTCTATGAATTTTTTAATACATGTGAACACATGAATCCTAAGaaatatgttttctatatttccAGTTCGtccatatttaaagaaaaaaacgatttctcttgatttttttatttttccaaacaTTGTACTCATGCGCTTTAGAAATTAACCTACATTCAATGTGAACAAATTCTtaagaacaaacaaaaacatttctTATTGCTTTTCATATCGCTGTTAGTGTTTGTAAATGGAATGATAGCACATTGAATATAGACTAGgctaatctatttatataaaatagagtttgTTCTCTCCTGGTTGAGACACCTCAGCATCCACGTCAAAATTTCAAGTCACTTTAAGCCAACACGTGTCCAAGAAAAATCTAACTTAACGATAGcgtttctttcttcttcgttGCCTTTCCAGTGTCTCAATCCAATTTCTCAGCGGTTCTCAGTTTTATACGCTTACCATTAATTTTACCTATTACTACCTTTTTTCTTCAAAACAGTAATATTTATCAAGGGCAGCTAAAACTCAGCTTCAGACGATCTCAATCCAGAAAACAAAATTGCAGCGAGATTTCAAGCGAAGATTCAACAACACACATCACTGATGTCTTCCTAGCTTGCTCTTCCACCTCTTCTGGTATGTCTCTCCTGCAGTCCTGCTCTCCATGAAAAGGGATCCAGCTGGTATTGAGGCAAATGGTCTACCTTTCTCTTTTTGATGCTGCCAAGAAAAAGGCCACCGTTCTAGAGAATTGTTACAGTGATTTGAGCAAGGCAGAGACGGGATAGTTACTCCGGCAACACAGCAATGGAGAAATTGGAATTTGATCTTATCAATTGTCTCAATTTTTATTGTTCTTCAGGAAAATTGATTTTcagtatttgatttttttttttgaacacaatttttcagtatttgattttcatttaattttctaggttatttgttttttaaaataagaatcTACGTTATATTGGTTTTCTGTTAAATGAACTCGCAAGTTTcaaaacgcggatcaaaatctagtttcacCATATTGTATTTACAAATCATTTTAAGAGATATCATCACAACATATCATCGTGATTAAGTAAATAGGGCCCTAAACTGAAATTAATCCAAGAAAATAGGCAACGAAGCAAGTGGAGTGGCACGCGAGTCATAAGCCATCTAAAAAAAGCATGTGGTTACTGTCACATAaacagatttttttgtttgccaTTAAATggacttacaagttacaacataCCACTCTTCCAAAAACAATACACAATGAAAATGCTGATGTACATTGTTGTGTTTGTTATTCTCTTCAATGGTTGCATGGCCAACAAAGTAGCAAATTCTCTGATTCAAAAATCTTGCAAAAACGTTTCAGAATTTTTATTTGTGGAACCTATTCCACATTTCGAAAAGGATTGCATTGCATCTCTCAAAGAGAATCCGGAGAGCCAGAAAGCGAGAAATATTGATGATCTGATCTTGGTAGGAACGAATAATGCCATATCATACTTAAAAAACGTGGACAGAACTGTGGAGAAGATTATAAAAGAGAAGAAATATAAGAGTAGCCTTAGTAAGAAGTTGTTGGAAGAGTGCCTTAAGCTTTACTCCAAGGGCGCTCACATGTTAAACTCAGGTTTGAACAACCTCAAAAAGGGGAACTTCACGAAGGCTCAATTTGATATTGGTGATGCAGTTGAAGCACCAATATTTTGCGAGTTGAAATTCAACGGCGACAATCAACAGATATCTCCCGTCAAAAAAGAGAATAATCTTCTCTTAACAATGATCAACATTCCTCGGGTGTTTATTATGATATATCATCATTAGTCTAGTGGAGATGATAGGCCAGATTTTAAAAAGAGGTGTTAAGTGACTTTTACTGAAAAAATTacgaaaatataaatagttctcattaataattttgttttgtatgttaaattcttctttggttgattatataataaaatgatattttctgagTCAAAGGAAATAACTTGTATTTGAGTATTAGATCAGCCATTTAAggagaaaaattaaataattagtaTCAGAATATTATGATGTCGATTACAAACtatgaataataatttatctttCAATTTATGAAAAATGATATCGATTGTTTTCCTATTTTCAAGTGTAATGATATACCATGGAGTTTACCCACTgttagccatggtatatgagTGTTTTAGGATATATTTCCTACAATTTGGAGTCGTTTTAGCATATCTAAAGGTTCATGTGTGTTTTGGAGCAAAGTGATGATTTTGGAGACTTTTGAGGTGCAAAATTGCACAGACATGTCATATGTTTATCTATATATGGAGACCTTCCCATGGTTACATTTAGCTGatctttttataaaacatatatatttgagtTTGATTTCCAATTCCACCCGTTTGAGTTCAGTCAGCATCAtgtagcagaagttatgccTATTTTACTAAAGAGTGgccagtctgcctcgcgagagaaaACTGTCGAGGGGATGAAGGAACGTCGATCGACGACACAGCCTTGGTGTCAATCAACAGTGATGCCAGAACGCGGCCAAGTCTATATGAAGACCGAATTAAACCCAGAAGCCACCACAAATTACCAGAATACCTCTGGACGACCTAAACcctatttatgtgttttctaagccattgttgacggctacgtgCTAGTGGTCAGAAGAAAGACCGGAGACGGCGACAGCGACCTCTGAGAAACCGATGATCGGAGAATTGCCTTTTGCCCTCTATCGCCAAAGGAGAGAAACGAAATTAGGGTTGAAACGCGATTTGGGAATAAACCGACATTTCccctttttgttttattttcccttttttcccctttttgtttttttaattaattatatttttaaaaaaaactcgaAATCATTTTAGATGAGGGATGTAATtgggttttctaaaatttttataCCAAGCGGACAATTTATGTTTCAGATTATGGCATAGGGACAATGTATCAGTTTTTTTGTTCCATATTTCCTATTTTCCCAAATAAATTTATCTCAGAgttctttttttctcaaaatactCAACTTGTACATTAAACCATTTTTATCTAAATTTCTGACGAACAAGATTGAGAAAGATGATCACATTTTGTATTACAAGAGGATATTGCTTGAGTGTCTTGTTTTTATGTGTCATCCTATCATTCTCAAGTTTCAAGAGAGTCCACAAATAGCAAATGTCCAAagttctatataaaatataggaaaacactaaaaatagaCGTTTAGACAAAAACATGTGATATCATAAAGATATTGAGAGAGAAACGGTTAATGTGTTGTCATTTGTTCTCATCTCCGAGAAGGAAACTCAGGAGATGGGAAGAAAAATATGGTGGTTGTTCATGAACAACGAGATAAGACATATCAAATCTTTTACACGGTATGAAGTTAAAGATGAAGAAGCTGCATTGATTTTCCCAAAAGATCCTCCATGGTTCAAGTTATGGATGGCTCCTGTGATGatgctttttattttatttatcattgtTGTTATATTAATCTGTCGACGTTGTCAAAATTGTCGCCGTGGCGAAAATTCTCCCAGCATCCATCCTATCTCCCAGACCACCTAATTTGTTTAGATTTCTTCTTTCTGTCATATGTAAATTTTCCAAATTCTAAATTCTACAGTT
It encodes:
- the LOC130511522 gene encoding uncharacterized protein LOC130511522, with translation MKMLMYIVVFVILFNGCMANKVANSLIQKSCKNVSEFLFVEPIPHFEKDCIASLKENPESQKARNIDDLILVGTNNAISYLKNVDRTVEKIIKEKKYKSSLSKKLLEECLKLYSKGAHMLNSGLNNLKKGNFTKAQFDIGDAVEAPIFCELKFNGDNQQISPVKKENNLLLTMINIPRVFIMIYHH
- the LOC108853594 gene encoding uncharacterized protein LOC108853594, with amino-acid sequence MGRKIWWLFMNNEIRHIKSFTRYEVKDEEAALIFPKDPPWFKLWMAPVMMLFILFIIVVILICRRCQNCRRGENSPSIHPISQTT